Proteins found in one Oreochromis niloticus isolate F11D_XX linkage group LG22, O_niloticus_UMD_NMBU, whole genome shotgun sequence genomic segment:
- the pag1 gene encoding phosphoprotein associated with glycosphingolipid-enriched microdomains 1: MAPVLSGVWWGPEAGVVGSGTAASTGVASWLGSGQLILIATLSILTALLLVSVLLLLCASCQGQKKAVNGHPAGDHQSLVNGVSERDVSQSADSPATDAAVSTSHNGPLTSGTILTDTQDTSPQLSEEMLSSQSELRSSKCPQDRELPSIPPNNALIGNGPPPSGDSTYEVVKEMAVASRDVSADESLYETVKELKEPAAEAGLPNGTIQPSPDEPPPHPPALLNGHVSPSTPERGPIFAGAEYASVNLNKKSRHSADMEAKRRSGNAAVPQQKPQEEPEEDLPPPVPEKVLDENDNQPALMMNGLAEAGLHNGELHSPPSPAPKFDNHVLSDNESAVYSTVNKTNCDDAVNEEDKEHDYSSIAEIKGLVPASSSGDLYATVRDIYSQPDEPGPADSTDPGYETIRIPKTNSSEDEHRAEGSDVGKAEPDYESVGELGLGPEMSRL; the protein is encoded by the exons ATGGCTCCGGTGCTGAGTGGAGTGTGGTGGGGGCCGGAGGCAGGCGTCGTCGGGTCGGGGACGGCAGCTTCTACTGGCGTGGCGTCGTGGCTGGGGAGCGGGCAGCTGATCTTGATCGCCACCCTCAGCATCCTCACCGCTTTGCTGCTGGTgtcggtgctgctgctgctctgcgcTAGCTGCCAGGG gCAGAAGAAAGCGGTGAATGGACACCCAGCGGGAGACCATCAGAGCCTCGTGAATGga GTGTCAGAGAGAGACGTCAGCCAATCAGCAGACAGTCCAGCGACTGACGCGGCTGTCAGCACCTCTCACAATGGGCCTCTCACCAGCGGTACAA TTCTCACGGACACACAGGACACCAGTCCCCAGTTGTCAGAGGAGATGCTCTCCAGCCAATCAGAGCTCAGGTCCTCCAAGTGCCCTCAGGACCGTGAGCTTCCCAGCATCCCTCCCAACAACGCCCTTATCGGGAACGGACCCCCACCCTCAGGAGACAGCACGTATGAG GTGGTGAAGGAGATGGCCGTGGCCTCACGTGACGTCAGTGCCGATGAATCCCTGTACGAGACGGTCAAGGAGCTCAAAGAACCTGCTGCAGAGGCTGGCCTCCCCAACGGTACCATCCAGCCGAGTCCAGACGAACCTCCGCCTCATCCTCCCGCTCTTCTTAACGGCCACGTCAGCCCAAGCACACCTGAGCGGGGGCCCATCTTCGCCGGGGCGGAGTACGCCTCTGTCAACCTGAATAAGAAGAGCCGTCACAGCGCAGACATGGAGGCCAAAAGGCGCTCTGGTAATGCTGCCGTTCCTCAACAAAAGCCTCAGGAGGAGCCAGAGGAGGATTTACCGCCACCGGTACCGGAGAAGGTTCTGGATGAAAATGACAACCAGCCAGCGCTGATGATGAATGGGCTCGCAGAGGCTGGGCTGCACAATGGAGAG TTACACTCCCCTCCGTCTCCTGCACCGAAGTTCGACAACCACGTTTTGTCAGACAATGAG TCAGCGGTGTACTCCACAgtcaacaaaacaaactgtgacgACGCTGTTAACGAGGAGGACAAAGAGCACGACTACAGCAGCATAGCGGAGATTAAAGGTCTGGTCCCAGCCTCCTCCTCCGGTGACCTCTACGCCACAGTTCGAGATATCTACAGCCAACCCGATGAGCCCGGCCCTGCCGACAGCACAGACCCAGGCTACGAAACCATCCGCATCCCAAAGACTAATAGCTCAGAGGATGAGCACCGAGCCGAGGGGTCAGACGTGGGCAAGGCGGAGCCCGACTATGAAAGCGTCGGAGAGCTGGGTCTGGGCCCAGAAATGTCCCGCCTTTAA